From Staphylococcus sp. M0911, a single genomic window includes:
- a CDS encoding Tex family protein: MDNHLIKSIIEKFNFSEKQITSVLKLLEDKNTVPFIARYRKEQTGGLDEVEIKQISDEYQYMVNLQKRKEEVIHSIEQQGMLTNELKNNILKQTKLQRVEDLYRPYKQKKKTRATEAKRKGLEPFATWLLQPKLNENVESKAQMFINEEIKGVEEAIQGAQDIIAEQISDNPKYRSRILKNVYQHGQIVTTKKKKAEDEKEIFSMYYDYAEPIKKIANHRVLAVNRGEKEKILSVKIEFDTEQVEKDIEKQEIKSENEATEIVRNAIKDSLKRLIMPSIEREIRGDLTEKAENHAIDVFSENLRNLLLQPPMKGKQILGVDPAFRTGCKLAVINPYGTFVAKNVIYPHPPVNKIESAEKIVVKMINDYDVQLIAIGNGTASRETEQFIANVIKKYNLNVQFIIVNEAGASVYSASEIARAEFPDFQVEERSAVSIGRRVQDPLSELVKIDPKSIGVGQYQHDVNQKELEKALTFVVETAVNQVGVDVNTASRSLLQYVSGLSSQIAQNLIEYREENGAIKHHKDIAKVKRLGAKTFEQSIGFMRIVDGSEPLDNTSIHPESYEVTYELLNQLNLKVEDLGSETLKSTLDSVDVHEIADQLNIGIPTLEDIIKSLKAPNRDPRDEFETPILKSDVLSIADLSEGMKLSGTVRNVVDFGAFVDIGVKQDGLVHVSKLSKKFVKNPMDIVSVGDIVDVWILSIDTQKDKVSLTMINPYE; encoded by the coding sequence ATGGACAATCATTTAATAAAATCAATTATTGAAAAATTTAATTTTTCAGAAAAACAAATTACTTCAGTATTAAAACTTTTAGAAGATAAAAATACCGTTCCGTTCATTGCGAGATATCGTAAAGAACAAACTGGTGGTTTAGATGAAGTAGAAATTAAACAAATATCAGATGAATATCAATACATGGTCAATTTACAAAAAAGAAAAGAAGAAGTTATTCATAGTATTGAGCAACAAGGTATGCTAACTAATGAATTAAAAAACAATATTCTTAAACAAACTAAATTACAACGTGTTGAGGATTTATATAGACCTTATAAACAAAAGAAAAAAACACGTGCCACTGAAGCGAAAAGAAAAGGTTTAGAACCTTTTGCTACTTGGTTGTTACAGCCTAAACTAAATGAAAATGTTGAATCAAAAGCTCAAATGTTTATTAATGAAGAAATAAAAGGCGTTGAAGAAGCTATTCAAGGTGCACAAGACATCATTGCAGAGCAAATTTCTGACAACCCTAAATATCGTTCAAGAATATTAAAAAATGTATATCAACACGGACAAATCGTAACTACTAAAAAGAAAAAAGCTGAAGATGAAAAAGAAATATTCTCTATGTATTATGATTATGCAGAACCGATTAAAAAGATAGCTAATCATAGGGTTTTAGCCGTTAATAGAGGAGAAAAAGAAAAAATATTATCTGTAAAAATAGAATTTGATACAGAACAAGTAGAAAAAGACATCGAAAAACAAGAAATAAAAAGTGAAAATGAAGCGACAGAAATTGTAAGAAATGCAATTAAAGATAGTCTCAAGAGATTAATAATGCCTTCTATTGAACGAGAAATCAGAGGCGATTTAACAGAAAAAGCTGAAAACCATGCTATAGATGTTTTCAGTGAGAATTTAAGAAACTTACTATTACAACCGCCTATGAAAGGGAAGCAAATACTAGGTGTAGATCCAGCTTTTAGAACAGGATGTAAACTAGCGGTTATTAATCCATATGGTACATTTGTGGCTAAGAATGTGATATATCCACATCCTCCAGTGAATAAAATTGAATCAGCTGAAAAAATAGTAGTAAAAATGATTAATGATTATGATGTTCAATTAATTGCAATTGGGAACGGTACGGCTAGTAGAGAAACAGAACAATTCATCGCTAATGTAATTAAGAAATATAATCTTAATGTGCAATTTATTATAGTAAATGAAGCAGGTGCGTCAGTATATTCAGCATCAGAAATTGCGCGTGCAGAATTTCCTGATTTCCAAGTTGAAGAAAGAAGTGCCGTTTCAATAGGAAGAAGGGTACAAGATCCTTTAAGTGAATTAGTCAAAATAGATCCAAAATCAATAGGGGTAGGTCAATATCAACATGACGTGAACCAAAAAGAATTAGAGAAAGCACTAACATTTGTTGTCGAAACAGCAGTAAACCAAGTTGGCGTAGATGTTAATACGGCTTCACGTTCATTATTACAATATGTATCAGGACTTTCATCACAAATTGCACAAAATCTAATAGAATATAGAGAAGAAAATGGCGCTATTAAACATCATAAAGATATTGCTAAAGTTAAGCGTCTAGGTGCCAAGACATTCGAACAAAGTATAGGTTTCATGAGAATTGTAGATGGTTCAGAACCGTTAGATAATACATCTATCCATCCAGAAAGTTATGAAGTAACATATGAATTACTAAACCAATTAAATCTTAAAGTTGAAGATTTAGGTAGTGAAACATTAAAAAGCACATTAGATTCAGTTGATGTACATGAAATTGCTGATCAATTAAATATAGGTATACCAACTTTAGAAGATATTATAAAATCTTTAAAAGCACCAAATAGAGATCCACGTGATGAATTTGAAACACCAATTTTAAAATCAGATGTTTTATCAATAGCTGATCTATCAGAAGGAATGAAACTCAGTGGAACTGTTAGAAATGTTGTAGATTTTGGAGCATTTGTTGATATTGGCGTCAAACAAGACGGACTTGTCCATGTCTCAAAACTATCAAAAAAATTCGTGAAGAACCCTATGGACATCGTAAGTGTAGGAGATATTGTCGATGTTTGGATACTTAGCATAGATACACAAAAAGATAAAGTTTCATTGACGATGATTAATCCATATGAATGA
- a CDS encoding SprT family protein — MNDQELQSLVCDISLRYFKIPFKHNAYFNKRLRTTGGRYLLKTHDIEINPKQYEHYGKKAIIDIIKHELCHYHLHILDKGYKHKDRDFKNLSAKVGAPRYCGPTQSYEARANHEYICTNCGTKYLRIKKVNISIMRCGKCGGKLRLNRKKVN, encoded by the coding sequence ATGAATGATCAGGAATTGCAAAGTTTAGTATGTGATATTTCCTTAAGATATTTTAAAATCCCATTTAAACATAATGCGTATTTTAATAAACGCTTAAGGACAACTGGCGGTAGATATTTACTAAAAACACATGATATAGAAATCAATCCAAAACAATATGAGCATTATGGTAAAAAAGCCATTATCGATATTATAAAACATGAACTTTGTCATTATCATTTGCATATTTTAGATAAAGGTTATAAACATAAAGATCGAGACTTTAAAAATTTAAGTGCAAAAGTTGGTGCACCAAGATATTGCGGTCCAACTCAATCATATGAAGCACGTGCTAACCATGAATATATTTGTACTAATTGTGGTACAAAATATTTAAGAATAAAAAAAGTAAATATAAGTATCATGAGATGTGGCAAATGCGGTGGAAAATTAAGGTTAAATAGAAAAAAGGTTAATTAA